Proteins from one Elusimicrobiota bacterium genomic window:
- a CDS encoding penicillin-binding protein 2, whose protein sequence is MKAIRNRIVIIFLGILVVFITIGFRLFQIQIVNNNFFSKEVAKQSKKIKKTYPLRGNIYDRRMTVLATSMPVESCYIEIDKSKKEKIDADFILEYCGMSVPEFLSKIQQKNGNKKSVLVKRKLLPEEVFKIKSKNLPGVYFEKEELRFYPENSLANYVVGIAGMDNNGLSGIEYQFNSFLTGESNRYVVQKDGKGREILLDNNRIADENRGYVVLTIDSRFQYVAESILKKAQQTNSAKSLTCIIQNPYTGEILAMATIPAYDPNKKILPKMLKNPAINDAFEPGSVFKIVTTAAAIEKHPEVIKEQFFCENGSYKIAKDVTIHDHEKYGLLSFEEIFAYSSNIGFAKLSREIGKYNLWQYARAFGFGTNTGIELPGETEGRLISPGKWSGVSCEMISFGQEISATALQIVNAYSAIANGGILLEPKIVTSVVKNNKKIQFLEPVKIRRVISPQTASTLKKMLEAVVDYGTGTNARISNLKVAGKTGTAQKYDKQLKKYSHSKYVSLFAGFLPSDVPKVTILVVVDEPKSDYWASSVAAPIFRQIAVGILQYLGIQPEKKLVAGNF, encoded by the coding sequence ATGAAAGCCATAAGAAACAGAATAGTAATTATTTTTTTGGGGATACTTGTTGTTTTCATAACAATAGGGTTTCGTTTATTTCAGATACAGATTGTTAATAACAATTTTTTTTCTAAAGAGGTTGCTAAACAATCTAAAAAGATAAAAAAAACATACCCGTTAAGGGGCAACATCTATGATAGACGAATGACTGTTCTTGCCACAAGTATGCCGGTAGAATCCTGTTATATTGAAATAGATAAAAGCAAAAAGGAAAAGATAGATGCTGATTTTATCTTAGAGTATTGTGGCATGTCGGTTCCTGAGTTCTTATCAAAAATTCAGCAGAAAAACGGTAATAAAAAATCGGTTTTAGTAAAAAGAAAACTTCTGCCTGAAGAGGTCTTTAAAATTAAATCTAAAAATTTGCCAGGTGTCTATTTTGAGAAAGAAGAGTTAAGATTCTATCCTGAAAACTCGCTTGCAAATTATGTAGTCGGTATAGCGGGTATGGATAATAACGGTTTATCCGGTATAGAATATCAGTTTAATAGTTTTCTCACAGGTGAATCCAACAGATATGTAGTACAGAAAGATGGCAAGGGTAGAGAAATACTGTTAGATAATAATAGAATTGCTGACGAAAACAGAGGGTATGTTGTTTTAACTATTGACAGCCGTTTTCAATATGTGGCAGAGAGTATACTTAAAAAAGCACAGCAAACTAATTCTGCCAAATCGCTTACTTGCATAATCCAGAATCCGTATACAGGCGAAATACTTGCGATGGCGACAATTCCAGCATATGACCCCAACAAAAAAATTCTGCCAAAAATGTTAAAAAACCCAGCAATCAATGATGCATTTGAACCAGGCAGTGTATTCAAAATTGTTACTACTGCTGCTGCTATAGAAAAACATCCTGAAGTTATCAAAGAACAATTCTTCTGTGAAAACGGTTCCTACAAAATCGCCAAAGACGTTACTATTCATGACCATGAAAAATATGGGCTGCTCTCATTTGAAGAAATATTCGCATACTCATCCAATATCGGTTTTGCAAAACTCAGTCGGGAAATAGGCAAGTATAACCTCTGGCAGTATGCTCGTGCGTTTGGGTTTGGAACAAATACCGGAATTGAACTGCCGGGCGAAACAGAAGGCCGACTCATTTCACCGGGTAAGTGGTCGGGTGTTTCCTGTGAGATGATTTCGTTCGGTCAGGAAATATCCGCTACTGCATTACAGATTGTTAATGCGTATTCTGCAATCGCAAATGGCGGGATTCTGTTAGAGCCAAAAATCGTCACATCAGTTGTTAAGAATAATAAAAAAATACAGTTCCTGGAACCTGTTAAAATAAGACGGGTAATTTCACCGCAGACTGCTTCAACACTAAAAAAAATGCTTGAAGCTGTTGTGGACTACGGCACAGGCACTAACGCAAGAATTAGTAATCTAAAAGTTGCCGGTAAAACAGGCACTGCACAAAAATATGATAAACAACTTAAAAAATATTCTCACTCCAAATATGTATCTCTTTTTGCTGGCTTTCTGCCGTCAGATGTACCTAAGGTAACGATTCTTGTTGTAGTGGATGAGCCCAAAAGTGATTACTGGGCTTCATCAGTTGCCGCACCTATTTTCAGACAGATTGCTGTAGGGATTCTTCAGTATCTGGGTATACAGCCCGAAAAGAAACTGGTAGCCGGTAATTTTTAA
- a CDS encoding UDP-N-acetylmuramoyl-L-alanyl-D-glutamate--2,6-diaminopimelate ligase: MKLSELMSNFNIDIIGNTDKEIAGITCDSRKVLFKNYLFAALSGTKEDGKKYIKDAIDKGAIAILTDDRTLANSNATYLCCSTETISEMFGKISARFYNEPSQKMKVFAVTGTNGKTTITYLLEKIFQHADIKLGVIGTISYEFGDFDIPAVTTTPQSCDLHELLARMKTLSADGVAIEVSSHGLAQNRIAGLNCDVAIFTNLTRDHLDYHKTMDAYKKAKFLLFEKFLAESQKSPKFAVLNLDDPAGKELSNKQIAGTNIVTYGIKSEADIRATDITLLKNQTEFNICIKNERREKKEKIREKIKTKLIGRHNVYNILAAVSCAYWQNIPLEKIVKGIEQFETVPGRFETVDAGQPFTVIVDYAHTPDALGNLIQTARTIKHRKIITVFGCGGDRDRSKRPLMGELSGRLSDYTIITSDNPRTEKPERIILDIEIGLQRIKCKNYEVIIERTEAIKKAISLCGPDDIILIAGKGHENYQIIGEIKIPYSDKETVSQIVSEIWKKSK, from the coding sequence ATGAAACTTTCTGAACTAATGAGTAATTTTAATATAGATATAATTGGTAATACTGATAAAGAAATTGCAGGTATTACTTGCGATTCCAGAAAGGTGTTATTCAAAAATTATCTTTTTGCAGCATTAAGTGGCACAAAAGAAGATGGCAAAAAATATATAAAAGATGCGATTGATAAAGGTGCGATTGCAATACTTACTGACGATAGAACTCTGGCAAATAGTAATGCAACTTATCTTTGTTGTTCTACTGAAACCATTTCGGAAATGTTTGGTAAGATTTCAGCCCGTTTTTACAATGAGCCATCACAAAAAATGAAAGTATTCGCAGTCACGGGTACTAACGGCAAAACTACAATAACCTATCTGTTAGAAAAGATATTTCAACATGCTGATATAAAACTTGGAGTGATTGGTACTATTTCTTACGAATTTGGTGATTTTGATATTCCTGCAGTGACCACAACACCGCAGTCGTGTGATTTACACGAGCTTTTAGCCAGAATGAAAACCCTGTCTGCTGATGGTGTTGCAATAGAGGTTTCATCACACGGGCTCGCTCAGAATAGAATTGCTGGATTAAATTGTGATGTCGCTATATTCACCAATCTGACAAGAGACCATCTGGACTATCATAAAACAATGGATGCTTACAAGAAAGCGAAGTTTTTACTGTTTGAAAAATTTTTGGCTGAATCCCAAAAATCACCAAAATTCGCTGTGCTGAATCTAGATGACCCTGCAGGAAAAGAATTATCAAACAAGCAAATTGCTGGCACCAACATTGTGACTTACGGGATAAAATCTGAAGCAGATATCCGTGCTACCGATATCACGCTCTTAAAAAATCAAACTGAATTTAATATCTGTATTAAAAACGAAAGAAGAGAAAAAAAAGAGAAAATAAGAGAAAAAATTAAAACGAAACTGATTGGGAGACATAATGTCTATAATATACTCGCAGCGGTTAGCTGTGCGTACTGGCAGAACATCCCGTTAGAAAAAATTGTAAAAGGAATTGAACAATTTGAAACAGTCCCAGGCAGGTTTGAAACAGTTGATGCTGGTCAGCCATTTACGGTGATTGTTGATTATGCACATACACCTGATGCGTTGGGAAATCTTATTCAAACCGCGAGAACAATAAAACATAGAAAAATAATCACAGTATTTGGCTGTGGCGGCGACCGCGACCGCTCAAAAAGACCGCTGATGGGCGAACTCTCAGGTCGATTGTCTGATTATACAATTATTACATCCGATAATCCACGCACGGAAAAACCAGAAAGAATAATACTTGATATAGAAATCGGTCTACAACGAATCAAATGCAAAAATTATGAGGTTATAATAGAACGAACTGAAGCAATCAAAAAAGCGATTTCGTTATGTGGACCTGACGATATTATTTTGATAGCTGGGAAAGGGCACGAAAATTATCAAATTATTGGTGAAATAAAAATACCATATAGTGATAAAGAAACAGTATCTCAGATTGTATCTGAAATATGGAAAAAATCAAAATAA
- the murF gene encoding UDP-N-acetylmuramoyl-tripeptide--D-alanyl-D-alanine ligase translates to MEKIKITKITKIIKGHLSGNKKIVVSGVSIDSRTTNKGDIFFAIKGEKYDGHNFVKNAVKNGAVAVVVSQLSRLQVVGQATLNSPACKSSGRQLSTILVKDTIKTLQDFAKYYRTKFSVKVIGITGSNGKTTTKDMLASILSQRFSILATQGNLNNHIGLPLTLFNMTEQHKYCILEMGANHTGEIARLSEIAKPACGIITNISNAHIGEFGSLENIVKTKMELLHSLGDAGIAIINNDDKLISTASKKIKCMKKTFGLKNKADITASDIVLKPHKTSFILRYGNKKTHLELPVCGKFNIYNALAASTCATCFGIEIDEIADGIKNFKPSPKRMEVIKTSDGIIIVNDSYNANPTSMWQAIENFSEIFYNKRKILVLGDMLELGSYAVSEHKKLGEFIVNNKLADTVYTVGDLSRNISNSKWFKTKNQLFKYLKKNLERNDAVFFKASRKIGLDKVAESLIYATTDSAEV, encoded by the coding sequence ATGGAAAAAATCAAAATAACAAAAATCACAAAAATAATAAAAGGACATTTGTCCGGAAATAAAAAAATTGTCGTATCAGGTGTTTCTATTGATTCCAGAACAACCAATAAAGGCGATATTTTTTTTGCTATAAAAGGCGAAAAATACGATGGGCATAATTTCGTAAAAAACGCAGTTAAAAATGGTGCAGTTGCAGTAGTTGTTTCTCAACTCTCCCGCCTGCAAGTCGTCGGGCAGGCAACTCTCAACTCTCCCGCCTGCAAGTCGTCGGGCAGGCAACTCTCAACTATTCTTGTAAAGGATACAATAAAAACTCTCCAGGATTTTGCAAAATACTATAGAACAAAGTTTAGTGTAAAAGTAATAGGAATCACCGGCTCTAATGGTAAGACAACCACAAAAGATATGTTGGCTTCAATTTTATCACAGCGGTTCAGTATTTTGGCAACACAAGGGAATTTGAATAATCATATCGGATTACCGCTGACACTGTTTAATATGACTGAGCAGCACAAATACTGTATTTTAGAAATGGGTGCGAACCATACAGGCGAGATTGCCCGACTGTCTGAGATAGCAAAACCAGCATGTGGAATAATTACAAATATCAGCAATGCGCATATCGGCGAATTTGGCTCGTTAGAAAATATTGTGAAAACAAAGATGGAACTATTACACTCACTTGGCGATGCTGGTATTGCGATAATAAATAATGACGATAAACTTATATCAACTGCGTCAAAAAAAATAAAATGTATGAAAAAAACTTTCGGGCTCAAAAACAAAGCAGATATAACAGCATCCGACATTGTTCTGAAACCACACAAAACAAGCTTCATACTCAGATACGGGAACAAAAAAACACATCTTGAACTGCCTGTTTGTGGAAAGTTTAATATCTATAATGCACTTGCAGCATCTACCTGTGCAACCTGTTTTGGTATTGAGATAGATGAGATTGCTGACGGTATCAAAAATTTTAAGCCATCACCTAAAAGAATGGAAGTGATTAAAACGAGTGATGGTATTATTATTGTTAACGATTCCTATAATGCCAATCCGACTTCTATGTGGCAGGCGATTGAAAATTTTTCAGAAATTTTTTATAATAAGAGAAAAATATTGGTTTTAGGCGATATGCTGGAATTAGGCAGCTACGCAGTTAGTGAACATAAAAAATTAGGCGAGTTCATCGTTAATAATAAGTTAGCAGATACCGTTTATACCGTCGGTGATTTATCAAGAAATATCAGTAATAGTAAATGGTTTAAAACTAAAAATCAACTATTTAAATATCTCAAAAAAAATCTGGAAAGAAATGATGCTGTTTTCTTTAAGGCATCAAGAAAAATCGGGTTAGATAAAGTCGCTGAATCTCTAATCTATGCAACCACAGATAGCGCAGAGGTGTAA
- the mraY gene encoding phospho-N-acetylmuramoyl-pentapeptide-transferase translates to MFYYLHYLSDYFSALNVFQYITFRAGGAISTSLFIAIIFGPYFIKKLKLLKIGQTIRGAGPQTHLQKSGTPTMGGLLILVSLIVSTILWARLDNRFVWILVLSSVYLGLLGFMDDYLKTVKYRETGLSAAQKMVYLSILGVIISAYNYFLPPNAKYVTSVNIPYLKETFLNFGIFYIFFSYLIVVGSSNAVNLTDGLDGLAVGAIIFSGLVYAVFAYIAGHAKFSSYLKVIPVYGAGELSIFLAAMIGACLGFLWFNCHPAEIFMGDTGSLFLGGSIGIISIFVKQELILVLVGGIFVVEAFSVLLQVASFRLRGGKRVFKMSPLHHHFELLGLPEEKVVIRFWIIAIVLALLSLSALKIR, encoded by the coding sequence ATGTTCTACTATCTTCATTATCTATCAGATTATTTTTCAGCATTAAATGTTTTCCAGTATATAACTTTTCGGGCTGGTGGCGCAATATCTACATCGCTTTTTATTGCTATTATTTTCGGTCCGTATTTCATAAAAAAATTGAAACTATTAAAAATCGGGCAGACGATAAGAGGCGCCGGACCTCAGACACATTTACAAAAATCAGGCACACCTACAATGGGTGGATTATTGATACTGGTATCACTTATAGTTTCTACAATTTTATGGGCACGGCTTGATAACAGATTTGTATGGATTCTGGTTTTATCGTCGGTATATTTAGGGCTACTTGGCTTTATGGATGATTATTTGAAAACAGTCAAGTACCGAGAAACAGGGCTATCCGCAGCCCAAAAAATGGTTTATCTATCAATACTTGGTGTAATTATTTCCGCATATAATTATTTCCTGCCACCCAATGCAAAATATGTCACATCAGTCAATATACCTTATTTGAAAGAGACATTTTTGAATTTTGGTATTTTTTACATATTTTTTTCGTATCTAATCGTTGTTGGCTCATCAAATGCAGTGAATCTTACTGACGGGCTTGACGGACTCGCAGTCGGCGCAATTATTTTTTCAGGGCTGGTTTATGCAGTTTTTGCATATATTGCAGGTCATGCTAAATTCAGCAGTTACCTGAAAGTCATACCTGTATATGGTGCTGGTGAACTTTCAATATTTTTAGCCGCAATGATAGGCGCATGTCTCGGGTTTTTATGGTTTAACTGTCATCCAGCTGAAATTTTTATGGGTGATACCGGCTCGCTTTTTTTAGGTGGCAGTATCGGAATTATCAGTATCTTTGTAAAACAGGAGTTAATTTTAGTGTTGGTTGGCGGGATATTTGTTGTAGAAGCGTTTTCGGTATTGTTGCAGGTAGCATCATTTCGGCTAAGAGGTGGGAAAAGGGTTTTTAAGATGTCACCATTACACCATCATTTTGAACTTTTGGGGCTGCCTGAAGAAAAAGTCGTAATCCGATTCTGGATTATAGCGATTGTACTGGCATTGTTGTCATTGAGCGCACTAAAAATAAGATGA